The following are encoded together in the Brassica napus cultivar Da-Ae chromosome A9, Da-Ae, whole genome shotgun sequence genome:
- the LOC106454793 gene encoding transcription factor bHLH94: MPLGAVVYPQDTSGYLSNCKDFMFYDLSYREEVVAQDTKNNIDTLGQEQSFVEKNEEERQWRDYHHKYPLIPLLDEKLDLPATDMENHPPIQPRRKRRRTRSNKNKEEIENQRMTHIAVERNRRKQMNEYLAVLRSLMPSSYAQRGDQASIVGGAINYVKELEHILQSMEPRRTTTTTHEVDTSTSSLMSPFSEFFTYPQYSTKSSSSATENSSSPAEIEVTVAEGHANIKIMSKKKPRQLLKLVDSIQSLRLTLLHLNVTTLDDSILYSISVKVEEESQLNTVDDIATALNQIIRRIQEE, encoded by the exons ATGCCTTTAGGCGCTGTCGTATACCCGCAAGATACATCCGGATACCTCTCTAATTGCAAAGATTTCATGTTTTACGACTTGTCCTATCGAGAAGAGGTAGTAGCTCAAGACACGAAGAACAACATTGATACGTTAGGCCAAGAACAAAGCTTTGTGGAAAAAAATGAGGAAGAACGTCAATGGCGAGACTATCATCATAAGTACCCTTTAATTCCGTTGTTGGATGAAAAGCTTGATCTTCCCGCCACTGATATGGAAAATCATCCTCCTATACAACcgaggaggaagagaagaagaacgagGAGCAACAAGAACAAGGAAGAGATCGAGAACCAGAGAATGACTCACATAGCCGTCGAGAGAAATCGCCGGAAACAGATGAATGAGTACCTCGCCGTACTCCGTTCTCTAATGCCGTCGTCATATGCTCAAAGG GGAGATCAAGCGTCGATAGTAGGAGGAGCCATTAACTACGTAAAGGAGTTAGAGCACATCTTACAATCTATGGAGCCTAGGAGAACCACGACGACGACCCATGAAGTTGACACAAGCACTAGCTCATTGATGAGCCCCTTCTCAGAATTCTTCACTTACCCTCAATACTCGacaaaatcatcatcatcagcaacGGAAAACTCATCTTCACCTGCAGAGATAGAAGTGACGGTGGCGGAAGGCCACGCGAACATCAAGATAATGTCGAAGAAGAAGCCGAGGCAGCTTCTTAAGCTCGTAGATTCGATACAGAGCCTAAGGCTaactcttcttcatctcaaTGTCACCACTCTCGACGACTCGATTCTCTACTCCATCAGCGTCAAG GTCGAAGAAGAGAGCCAACTGAATACCGTAGACGACATTGCAACAGCTTTGAATCAAATCATAAGGAGAATTCAAGAAgagtaa
- the LOC106454792 gene encoding blue copper protein, translated as MSTFRCLVLILFCLISAATSATLTVNWSLGTDYTPLATGNTLSVGDTIVFSYSAGHTVDEVSENDYKSCTLGNSITSDSSGTTTIDLKTTGPRYFICGIPGHCSTGMKLAVTVASSTNVGGGTTTPTPLTGGGSTTTPTPLTGGGGYVPATTQAIPCGGWAVSSPVWVMIVTWAVCFMPWICLS; from the exons ATGAGCACATTTCGTTGCCTTGTCCTCATCTTATTCTGTCTGATTTCAGCGGCCACATCCGCCACTCTTACAGTGAACTGGTCCCTTGGCACCGACTACACTCCGCTTGCCACCGGAAATACTCTTTCCGTCGGCGATACCATCG TGTTTAGCTATAGTGCGGGTCACACGGTGGACGAAGTGAGCGAGAATGACTACAAGAGCTGTACTTTAGGGAACTCCATTACATCGGACAGCAGCGGAACAACGACCATAGATCTGAAGACCACTGGTCCTCGCTACTTCATATGTGGAATCCCCGGCCATTGTTCCACCGGTATGAAGCTAGCAGTCACCGTCGCCTCTTCAACTAATGTAGGTGGTGGCACCACCACGCCTACCCCTTTAACCGGAGGTGGTAGCACCACCACACCAACCCCTCTCACCGGAGGTGGTGGTTACGTTCCCGCAACCACACAGGCTATTCCTTGTGGTGGTTGGGCCGTGTCTTCTCCAGTATGGGTTATGATTGTGACTTGGGCCGTTTGTTTTATGCCTTGGATTTGTCTTAGTTGA
- the LOC106454791 gene encoding uncharacterized protein LOC106454791, producing the protein MANVFLNSSRNRRSLRTTTDSKHKNLTLKRSESSSDNNYSCKKHPKHRQSPGICSLCLNESLSKLSLDFYDYSSNMTSSSSKNVAKTLSSCSSASSESESDYSSTAISSYYSSVSSCLSPLQHRYSEIVVNKKKKKHPKKQNFLSRLFL; encoded by the coding sequence ATGGCTAACGTTTTCCTCAACAGCAGCAGAAACAGAAGATCATTACGAACAACAACAGATTCTAAACACAAGAATCTTACGTTGAAGAGATCAGAGTCTTCTTCAGACAACAACTACTCATGCAAGAAACATCCCAAGCACAGACAATCTCCTGGAATATGTTCCCTCTGTCTTAATGAGAGCCTCTCCAAGTTGTCTCTCGATTTCTATGACTATAGCTCAAACATGACCTCGTCTTCTTCAAAAAACGTGGCTAAAACGTTATCGTCTTGTTCCTCGGCTTCttcagaatcagaatcagacTATTCTTCGACGGCTATCTCTTCTTATTACTCTTCGGTATCTTCTTGTTTGTCTCCTCTGCAACATCGATACAGTGAGATCGTAGttaataagaaaaagaagaagcatcCCAAGAAACAAAATTTCCTCTCTAGATTATTTCTGTAA